One window of the Amycolatopsis mediterranei genome contains the following:
- a CDS encoding ribose-phosphate diphosphokinase translates to MITQASREIAVFSGSAHPELAEEICEHLGVPLRPVEIQRFANDCLEVQLQANCRERDVFIIQPLVKPVQEHLVELLLMLDAARGASASRITAVMPHYSYARSDKKDAPRISIGGRLVADLLVTAGASRVLAMTLHSPQVHGFFSVPVDHLHALQELAKHFRQYDLSRTTVVSPDLGNAKEASHFARLLGVQVAAGAKERFPDDRVQITSVIGEVTGRDVIVLDDEIAKGSTVLELLDRLAELEPRSIRVACTHGLFAAKAIERIGSRPEVLEIVCTNTVPVPEEERTEKLKILSIAPAMAEAIRRIHNGESVSALF, encoded by the coding sequence GTGATCACCCAGGCATCGAGAGAAATCGCCGTCTTCAGCGGCAGCGCGCACCCCGAGCTGGCCGAAGAGATCTGCGAGCACCTCGGCGTGCCGCTGCGGCCGGTCGAGATCCAGCGGTTCGCCAACGACTGCCTCGAGGTGCAGCTACAGGCGAACTGCCGCGAGCGAGACGTCTTCATCATCCAGCCGCTGGTCAAACCGGTGCAGGAGCACCTCGTCGAGCTGCTGCTGATGCTCGACGCGGCGCGCGGCGCCTCGGCGTCCCGCATCACCGCCGTGATGCCGCACTATTCGTACGCGCGCTCCGACAAGAAGGACGCGCCACGCATCTCCATCGGCGGCCGCCTGGTCGCCGACCTGCTGGTGACCGCGGGGGCGAGCCGCGTGCTCGCCATGACCCTGCACTCGCCGCAGGTCCACGGCTTCTTCAGCGTCCCGGTGGATCACCTGCACGCGCTGCAGGAGCTGGCCAAGCACTTCCGCCAGTACGACCTTTCGCGCACCACCGTCGTCTCGCCCGACCTGGGCAACGCGAAGGAGGCGTCGCACTTCGCGCGGCTCCTCGGCGTCCAGGTCGCGGCCGGGGCGAAGGAGCGCTTCCCCGACGACCGCGTCCAGATCACATCGGTGATCGGCGAGGTCACCGGCCGGGACGTGATCGTGCTCGACGACGAGATCGCCAAGGGCAGCACGGTGCTCGAACTGCTCGACCGGCTGGCCGAGCTGGAGCCGCGCTCGATCCGCGTCGCCTGCACGCACGGGCTGTTTGCGGCGAAGGCCATCGAGCGCATCGGCAGCCGGCCGGAGGTGCTGGAGATCGTCTGCACCAACACGGTCCCGGTGCCCGAGGAAGAGCGCACCGAGAAGCTGAAGATCCTTTCGATCGCGCCGGCGATGGCCGAGGCGATCCGCCGGATCCACAACGGCGAATCGGTGTCCGCGCTGTTCTAA
- a CDS encoding GH1 family beta-glucosidase: MQNPIFPPDFLWGVSTSAFQIEGATSEGGRGPSIWDTFTATEGKIARGEQANVAADHYHRYPEDIALMAELGVGAYRMSIAWPRIQPDGKGAPNPEGLGFYDKLIDAVCEAGIVPAVTLYHWDTPQAIEDEGGWLSRATAERFAEYAQVIGDRFADRVKLWIPLNEPMVMSIFGYGIGEYAPGQVLLLDAIPTAHHQNLAHGLAVQALRAAGATNIGTANNHSPIWPADDDARDAAEYLDALLNRLYADPMLLGSYPEQLHQHLPAGFADDLPTIAQPLDFYGVNYYEPQGVAMPGPGNPLPFELRDIEGYPMTTNDSPIVPHALRELLLDFHHRYQDKLPPIQITENGCSFADEVAEDGGVHDPERIDFLHSHLVALREAMDAGVDVRGYFCWSLMDNFEWSKGYAPRFGLVHVDYETLRRTPKDSFHWYRKLVRNE, from the coding sequence GTGCAGAACCCGATCTTCCCGCCCGACTTCCTCTGGGGTGTTTCGACATCGGCGTTCCAGATCGAAGGTGCCACCAGCGAAGGTGGGCGCGGACCGTCCATCTGGGACACGTTCACCGCGACCGAGGGCAAGATCGCCCGCGGTGAACAAGCCAACGTAGCCGCCGACCACTACCACCGCTACCCCGAAGACATCGCGCTGATGGCGGAACTCGGCGTCGGCGCCTACCGGATGTCCATCGCCTGGCCCCGCATCCAGCCCGACGGCAAGGGCGCGCCCAACCCCGAAGGCCTCGGCTTCTACGACAAGCTCATCGACGCCGTCTGCGAAGCCGGCATCGTCCCCGCCGTCACGCTCTACCACTGGGACACCCCCCAAGCCATCGAAGACGAGGGCGGCTGGCTCTCCCGGGCGACCGCTGAGCGCTTCGCCGAATACGCCCAGGTCATCGGAGACCGCTTCGCCGATCGGGTGAAGCTGTGGATTCCGCTCAACGAGCCGATGGTCATGTCCATCTTCGGTTACGGCATCGGGGAGTACGCGCCCGGCCAGGTGCTGCTGCTCGACGCCATCCCGACCGCGCACCACCAGAACCTCGCGCACGGCCTCGCCGTCCAAGCCCTTCGCGCGGCCGGCGCCACGAACATCGGCACGGCCAACAACCATTCGCCCATCTGGCCCGCCGACGACGACGCCCGAGACGCGGCGGAGTACCTCGACGCCCTGCTCAACCGGCTCTACGCCGACCCGATGCTGCTCGGCAGCTACCCCGAGCAGCTCCACCAGCACCTCCCCGCCGGGTTCGCCGACGACCTGCCCACCATCGCGCAGCCGCTCGATTTCTACGGCGTCAACTACTACGAGCCGCAGGGGGTCGCGATGCCCGGCCCGGGCAACCCGCTGCCCTTCGAGCTGCGCGACATCGAGGGCTACCCGATGACGACCAACGACTCGCCGATCGTCCCGCACGCCCTGCGCGAGCTGCTGCTGGACTTCCACCACCGCTACCAGGACAAGCTCCCCCCGATCCAGATCACCGAAAACGGCTGCAGTTTCGCCGACGAAGTCGCCGAAGACGGCGGTGTCCACGACCCCGAACGCATCGACTTCCTGCACAGTCACCTCGTCGCGCTGCGCGAGGCGATGGACGCCGGTGTCGACGTCCGTGGCTACTTCTGCTGGTCCCTGATGGACAATTTCGAGTGGTCCAAGGGCTACGCGCCGCGCTTCGGCCTGGTGCACGTCGACTACGAGACCCTGCGGCGGACGCCGAAGGACTCGTTCCACTGGTACCGGAAGCTGGTGCGGAATGAGTGA
- a CDS encoding HpcH/HpaI aldolase/citrate lyase family protein: MRSPKDFFAPLALGAPAPVREIPVTPSRMIHFFDPGNEKMAAKVPDIAKKVDVLLGNLEDAVRADRKEAARAGLVAIAKANDFGKTQLWTRVNSLDSPWVLDDLITLVTEIGDKLDVIMVPKVEGAQDIHYVDRLLAQLEARAGLTKPLLVHAILETASGVANVEEIAGASPRMQGISLGPADLAASRRMKTTRVGGGHPGYLVRTDPTGDDLNEGRTTYQQDLWHYTVARMVDACAMHGILPYYGPFGDIRDVVACEDQFRNAFLLGCVGAWSLHPVQIDIAKKVFSPSPSDVAWARRVIAEMGDGTGAVMIDGKMQDDASVKQCRVVAELADALAADDPELAAAYEAATKEALG; this comes from the coding sequence ATGCGCTCCCCGAAGGACTTCTTCGCCCCGCTCGCCCTGGGCGCGCCCGCGCCCGTGCGGGAGATCCCGGTGACGCCGTCCCGGATGATCCACTTCTTCGACCCGGGCAACGAGAAGATGGCGGCGAAGGTGCCGGACATCGCGAAGAAGGTCGACGTCCTGCTCGGGAACCTCGAGGACGCCGTCCGCGCCGACCGCAAGGAGGCCGCGCGCGCCGGCCTGGTCGCGATCGCCAAGGCGAACGACTTCGGGAAGACGCAGCTGTGGACGCGCGTCAACAGCCTGGACTCGCCGTGGGTGCTCGACGACCTGATCACGCTCGTCACCGAGATCGGCGACAAGCTCGACGTCATCATGGTGCCGAAGGTCGAGGGTGCGCAGGACATCCACTACGTCGACCGGCTGCTGGCCCAGCTCGAGGCGCGCGCCGGGCTGACGAAACCGCTGCTGGTGCACGCCATCCTCGAGACGGCGAGCGGCGTGGCCAATGTGGAGGAGATCGCCGGCGCGAGCCCGCGCATGCAGGGCATCTCGCTCGGCCCGGCCGACCTGGCGGCCAGCCGCCGGATGAAGACGACCCGCGTCGGCGGCGGCCACCCCGGCTACCTGGTGCGGACCGACCCGACCGGCGACGACTTGAACGAAGGCCGGACGACCTACCAGCAGGACCTCTGGCACTACACGGTGGCGCGGATGGTCGACGCGTGCGCGATGCACGGGATCCTGCCGTACTACGGGCCGTTCGGGGACATCCGCGACGTCGTCGCCTGCGAGGACCAGTTCCGCAACGCGTTCCTGCTCGGCTGCGTCGGCGCGTGGAGCCTGCACCCGGTGCAGATCGACATCGCGAAGAAGGTGTTCTCGCCGTCGCCGTCCGATGTGGCCTGGGCGCGCCGGGTGATCGCCGAGATGGGTGACGGCACGGGCGCGGTGATGATCGACGGGAAGATGCAGGACGACGCGTCGGTGAAGCAGTGCCGCGTGGTCGCCGAACTGGCCGACGCCCTCGCGGCGGACGACCCCG
- a CDS encoding D-arabinono-1,4-lactone oxidase, whose product MTRWTNWAGTVSASPQHVHQPRDTAEIAATVASIAAAGRTVRPWGSGHSFTAIAAADSDALDLRQWTGVERVDLATGHVTVRSGTTLRDLNAALDALGLAMTNLGDIDAQTVAGAISTGTHGTGAKLGGLATQVVALELVLADGSVVTCSAEEKPDLFAAARVGLGALGVLTTVTLACEPSFVLRAQERPEPLEQVLEGFHDFADENEHFEFYWFPYGKNALVKRNNRTETPQPLSKVREFVDYRIMENVAFGGLCRAGRLMPKLVPSLGSFASNVLSARDYSDLSHRVFVTARDVRFTETEYAVPRESVLDVLAELRAVVPTLKDPVMFPVEVRVAAADDIWLSTAQGRDSAYIAIHQFIGMPYREYFSAFEKIAGAVGGRPHWGKMHDLDAGVLRTRYPHFDDFLRVRKETDPSGVFTNTYLDRVLGPA is encoded by the coding sequence ATGACCCGGTGGACCAACTGGGCGGGCACGGTGTCCGCCTCGCCCCAACACGTTCACCAGCCGCGCGACACGGCGGAGATCGCGGCGACGGTCGCGAGCATCGCGGCGGCCGGCCGCACCGTGCGCCCCTGGGGCAGCGGGCACTCCTTCACCGCCATCGCCGCCGCCGACTCCGACGCGCTCGACCTGCGCCAGTGGACCGGCGTCGAGCGGGTGGACCTGGCGACCGGGCACGTCACCGTCCGCTCCGGCACCACGCTGCGCGATCTCAACGCCGCCCTCGACGCGCTCGGGCTGGCCATGACCAACCTCGGGGACATCGACGCGCAGACCGTCGCCGGCGCGATTTCCACCGGCACCCACGGCACCGGCGCGAAGCTCGGCGGCCTCGCCACCCAGGTCGTCGCGCTCGAACTCGTCCTCGCGGACGGCTCGGTCGTCACCTGTTCGGCCGAAGAAAAGCCCGACCTCTTCGCCGCTGCCCGCGTCGGGCTCGGTGCGCTCGGCGTGCTCACCACGGTGACGCTCGCGTGCGAGCCGTCGTTCGTCCTGCGCGCGCAGGAACGGCCGGAGCCGCTGGAGCAGGTTCTCGAGGGCTTCCACGACTTCGCCGACGAAAACGAGCACTTCGAGTTCTACTGGTTCCCCTACGGCAAGAACGCACTGGTCAAGCGCAACAACCGGACCGAGACGCCGCAGCCGCTCAGCAAGGTCCGGGAGTTCGTCGACTACCGGATCATGGAGAACGTCGCCTTCGGCGGGCTCTGCCGGGCCGGCCGGCTGATGCCGAAGCTCGTGCCGTCGCTTGGCAGCTTCGCCTCGAACGTCCTGAGCGCGCGCGACTACAGCGACCTCTCGCACCGCGTCTTCGTCACCGCGCGCGACGTCCGGTTCACCGAAACGGAATACGCTGTTCCACGTGAATCAGTGCTCGACGTGCTGGCCGAACTACGCGCTGTAGTGCCGACACTGAAGGACCCGGTGATGTTCCCGGTCGAGGTGCGGGTCGCCGCCGCCGACGACATCTGGCTGTCGACCGCGCAGGGCCGCGACTCCGCCTACATCGCCATCCACCAGTTCATCGGCATGCCCTACCGCGAGTACTTCAGCGCGTTCGAGAAGATCGCCGGCGCCGTCGGCGGCCGCCCGCACTGGGGCAAGATGCACGACCTCGACGCCGGCGTCCTCCGCACGCGCTACCCGCACTTCGACGACTTCCTGCGCGTGCGCAAGGAAACCGACCCGAGCGGCGTCTTCACGAACACGTATCTGGACCGGGTGCTGGGTCCGGCTTAG
- a CDS encoding NAD(P)H-binding protein, with the protein MRVVIAGGHGQIALRLERLLAARGDEAIGIIRNPAHAADLEAAGAQAVVLDLENSDVDAVAEVLKGADAAVFAAGAGPGSGTARKDTVDRGAAALFAEAAERAGVRRHVQVGSIGADNPENPDVSEEFRHYLRAKRAAEDDLKARDLDWTILRPGQLTDDPGTGLVLLAENTGRGPIPRDDVAAVLVALLEAPASVHRTLTLISGEAAIGEAISAL; encoded by the coding sequence ATGCGAGTCGTCATTGCTGGTGGACACGGTCAGATCGCGCTGCGGCTCGAGCGGCTGCTCGCCGCGCGCGGTGACGAAGCGATCGGCATCATCCGGAATCCCGCCCACGCGGCGGATCTCGAGGCCGCCGGCGCTCAAGCCGTCGTGCTCGACCTGGAGAACTCCGATGTGGACGCCGTCGCCGAGGTCCTGAAGGGGGCCGACGCCGCGGTGTTCGCGGCCGGCGCCGGGCCGGGCAGCGGTACCGCCCGCAAGGACACAGTGGACCGCGGCGCAGCGGCGCTGTTCGCCGAAGCGGCCGAGCGGGCCGGCGTCCGCCGGCACGTCCAGGTGGGCTCGATCGGGGCCGACAACCCGGAGAACCCCGACGTCAGCGAGGAATTCCGGCACTACCTGCGTGCCAAGCGCGCGGCGGAGGACGACCTCAAGGCCCGCGACCTCGACTGGACCATCCTCCGGCCGGGTCAGCTCACCGACGACCCCGGCACCGGCCTGGTCCTGCTGGCCGAGAACACCGGGCGCGGCCCGATCCCGCGCGACGACGTCGCCGCGGTGCTCGTCGCCCTGCTCGAGGCACCGGCTTCGGTGCACCGCACCCTGACGCTGATCTCGGGTGAGGCCGCTATCGGCGAGGCGATCTCCGCGCTGTGA
- a CDS encoding helix-turn-helix transcriptional regulator, protein MDASNGGSADTRQSHAVPADAWEQPEMRTALASREISAVYRLLRKHGVSQRQIAAMTGQSQSEVSEILKGRQVMAYDVLTRIADGLGVPRGYMGLAYDEATAIRVVGSADGQQAEEDESVKRRRFLAHAAQVTMGAAVFGPESGTWAAGPARTPAPGRIGMTDVRQVEAATRALRALDYQYGGGFCRDAVVAQLSWGQQMLEAHGTELVKNRLYVALADLHSLAGWTSFDTGLMDSARGHFANALDLAKQGENHPLVANVLYRMGRVYLHQDAPNDALKLFQLGQIAAQESGSELAVSVLCANEAWAYAMMGNEEQAVKLLGRSKDEFERANLAEAESWVKFFTETDVYAMVGTVHTVLAQKNAEHTKYAIPALTKAVETYDDEMARSKTFMLSALATNHLLDGDLDHGAKVGGKAIDCAEGIKSERVKDRMRPLQEEAERRRNNADARDLADRLHAFYAA, encoded by the coding sequence ATGGACGCCAGTAACGGTGGCAGTGCCGACACGCGGCAGAGCCACGCGGTTCCCGCTGACGCGTGGGAGCAGCCGGAGATGAGAACGGCTCTCGCGTCGCGCGAGATCAGCGCCGTGTACCGGCTCCTGCGCAAGCACGGTGTCTCGCAGCGCCAGATCGCCGCGATGACCGGCCAATCCCAGTCCGAGGTGTCGGAGATCCTCAAGGGTCGCCAGGTCATGGCCTACGACGTGCTCACGCGGATCGCCGACGGCCTGGGCGTCCCCCGTGGATACATGGGCCTCGCCTACGACGAGGCCACGGCGATACGCGTCGTCGGCTCCGCCGACGGCCAGCAGGCTGAGGAGGACGAGTCCGTGAAGCGACGGAGGTTCCTCGCGCACGCTGCCCAGGTCACGATGGGCGCGGCAGTGTTCGGTCCCGAATCGGGCACCTGGGCGGCCGGACCGGCCAGGACGCCGGCGCCCGGGCGCATCGGCATGACCGACGTCCGCCAGGTCGAAGCCGCGACGCGGGCGCTCCGGGCGCTCGACTACCAGTACGGCGGCGGGTTCTGCCGCGATGCCGTCGTGGCCCAGCTGTCCTGGGGCCAGCAGATGCTGGAGGCGCACGGCACCGAGCTGGTGAAGAACCGGCTGTACGTGGCGCTCGCCGACCTCCACTCGCTGGCCGGCTGGACCTCCTTCGACACCGGGCTGATGGACTCGGCGCGGGGTCACTTCGCGAACGCGCTGGACCTGGCCAAGCAGGGCGAGAACCACCCGCTGGTGGCCAACGTGCTCTACCGGATGGGCCGCGTCTACCTGCACCAGGACGCTCCGAACGACGCGCTGAAGCTGTTCCAGCTGGGCCAGATCGCCGCTCAGGAAAGCGGTTCCGAGCTGGCCGTCTCCGTGCTCTGCGCGAACGAAGCCTGGGCCTACGCGATGATGGGCAACGAAGAGCAGGCGGTGAAGCTGCTCGGCCGGAGCAAGGACGAGTTCGAGCGCGCCAACCTGGCCGAAGCCGAGTCGTGGGTCAAGTTCTTCACCGAGACCGACGTCTACGCGATGGTCGGGACCGTCCACACGGTCCTCGCGCAGAAGAACGCCGAGCACACCAAGTACGCGATCCCGGCGCTGACCAAGGCCGTCGAGACCTACGACGACGAAATGGCCCGCTCCAAGACGTTCATGCTGAGCGCGCTCGCCACCAACCACCTGCTGGACGGCGACCTCGACCACGGCGCGAAGGTCGGCGGCAAGGCCATCGACTGCGCCGAGGGCATCAAGTCGGAGCGCGTCAAGGACCGGATGCGGCCTCTGCAGGAAGAGGCCGAACGCCGCCGCAACAACGCCGACGCCCGTGACCTCGCCGACCGCCTCCACGCTTTCTACGCCGCATAG
- a CDS encoding phosphotransferase family protein: MDGRFTSGKLRGVLAETCALLGLDPAGARLLRFTNNAVYALVTAPFVVRIVGSTQLRHRVGTVVRVARHFEHHGVPAIRLLGDVEQPLEVGGHLVTVWHQVPSIGRAATSVDLARLLRQVHALPPPPGLAEWAPFAAVRARVSDAEEISDTDRKFLLDRCAELEAELAELEFPLPRGLVHGDAYPGNVIPGPDGPVLCDFDSSCVGPPEWDLTPLAVGRERFGDPPVGYRTFAAAYGFDVTSWPGFAVLRGIRELKLTTSVLPILRSRPQVRPELYRRLDDLRNARTDTRWTRYR; encoded by the coding sequence TTGGACGGCCGGTTCACCTCCGGGAAGCTGCGCGGCGTGCTGGCCGAGACCTGCGCGCTGCTGGGCCTCGACCCGGCGGGCGCGCGGCTGCTGCGGTTCACCAACAACGCGGTGTATGCGCTGGTCACGGCCCCCTTCGTGGTCCGGATCGTCGGCTCGACGCAGCTGCGGCACCGGGTCGGCACGGTCGTCCGCGTGGCCCGGCACTTCGAACACCACGGCGTCCCCGCGATCCGGCTGCTCGGCGACGTCGAACAGCCCCTGGAGGTCGGCGGCCACCTGGTGACCGTGTGGCACCAGGTGCCGAGCATCGGCCGGGCCGCGACGTCCGTCGACCTGGCCCGGCTGCTGCGCCAGGTCCACGCGCTGCCCCCGCCGCCCGGCCTCGCCGAGTGGGCGCCGTTCGCCGCCGTGCGAGCCCGGGTGTCCGACGCCGAAGAGATCAGCGACACCGACCGGAAGTTCCTCCTCGACCGCTGCGCCGAGCTCGAAGCCGAGCTCGCCGAGCTGGAGTTTCCGCTGCCCAGGGGCCTGGTCCACGGCGACGCGTACCCCGGCAACGTCATCCCGGGGCCGGACGGTCCGGTGCTCTGCGACTTCGATTCCTCGTGCGTCGGGCCGCCGGAATGGGACCTGACGCCGCTGGCGGTCGGCCGCGAGCGGTTCGGCGACCCGCCGGTGGGCTACCGGACGTTCGCCGCGGCGTACGGCTTCGACGTGACGTCCTGGCCCGGCTTCGCCGTCCTCCGGGGCATCCGCGAGCTGAAGCTGACGACCAGCGTGCTGCCGATCCTGCGCAGCCGGCCCCAGGTCCGGCCGGAGCTGTACCGGCGTCTGGACGACCTCCGGAACGCGCGGACCGACACGCGGTGGACGCGTTACCGTTGA
- a CDS encoding MFS transporter produces the protein MSETTQVVPEALAEPVVRVRPGWMSLLFFANIALWLGVYAPIQVLLPQQAELLDKVNKEFVLGLVMGVGAVVALVVNPAVGLLSDRTCSRFGRRHPWTVVGAAVAAVGLLVLAFAPNVALLITGWCLVQAGLNGMLATLMSAIADRVPIGQRAQVGGLVGIAQMLGTVLGAIVVVLVAGFAGLAPAYAVCAGIVVAGAAFFVLRTPDAHLPVEFRPSAKAGEVLRNLWVSPRRFPDFAWAWSCHFMINLGNAFGTLYLLFFLQDAVHYPDPDTGLIIMMVLYGVALVAGAVLAGHFSDRSGRRKPYVLAASGVMALAALLLVVWQSWPVALVASPLLGVGFGAYMAVALAMLTQVLPTAQDRAKDLGVINIANSLPQVLAPLVTPLVLAYLGGYSGLFAASAVATLLAAVLVLRVKAVR, from the coding sequence ATGAGTGAAACGACCCAGGTCGTCCCCGAGGCGCTGGCCGAACCCGTCGTGCGGGTGCGGCCCGGCTGGATGAGCCTGCTGTTCTTCGCGAACATCGCGCTCTGGCTCGGCGTCTACGCGCCGATCCAGGTGCTGCTGCCACAGCAGGCCGAACTGCTCGACAAGGTGAACAAGGAGTTCGTGCTCGGCCTGGTGATGGGCGTCGGCGCGGTCGTGGCGCTGGTCGTCAACCCGGCCGTCGGGCTGCTGTCGGACCGGACGTGCTCGCGGTTCGGCCGTCGCCACCCGTGGACGGTGGTCGGCGCGGCGGTCGCCGCCGTCGGGCTGCTGGTACTGGCGTTCGCGCCGAACGTCGCGCTGCTGATCACCGGCTGGTGCCTGGTCCAGGCCGGGCTCAACGGGATGCTCGCGACGCTGATGTCCGCCATCGCCGACCGGGTGCCGATCGGGCAGCGTGCGCAGGTCGGCGGGCTCGTCGGGATCGCGCAGATGCTCGGCACCGTGCTGGGCGCGATCGTGGTCGTCCTCGTGGCCGGCTTCGCCGGATTGGCGCCGGCCTACGCGGTCTGCGCCGGGATCGTCGTGGCCGGAGCCGCGTTCTTCGTCCTGCGCACACCGGACGCGCACCTGCCGGTGGAGTTCCGGCCGTCGGCCAAAGCCGGTGAGGTGCTGCGCAACCTCTGGGTCTCCCCGCGGCGGTTCCCGGACTTCGCGTGGGCGTGGTCCTGCCACTTCATGATCAACCTCGGCAACGCGTTCGGGACGCTGTACCTGCTGTTCTTCCTCCAGGACGCGGTGCACTACCCCGATCCGGACACCGGGCTGATCATCATGATGGTGCTCTACGGCGTCGCTCTCGTGGCCGGCGCGGTGCTCGCGGGGCACTTCTCCGACAGGTCCGGCCGGCGCAAGCCGTACGTCCTGGCGGCCTCCGGTGTGATGGCCTTGGCCGCTCTGCTCCTGGTCGTCTGGCAGAGCTGGCCGGTCGCGCTCGTGGCGTCCCCGCTGCTCGGCGTCGGGTTCGGGGCGTACATGGCGGTCGCGCTGGCGATGCTGACGCAGGTGCTCCCGACGGCGCAGGACCGCGCGAAGGACCTCGGCGTCATCAACATCGCGAACTCGCTGCCGCAGGTGCTGGCCCCGCTGGTGACGCCGCTGGTGCTCGCCTACCTCGGCGGCTACTCGGGACTCTTCGCGGCTTCGGCGGTCGCGACGCTCCTGGCCGCGGTGCTCGTGTTGCGGGTGAAGGCCGTCCGCTAA
- a CDS encoding TetR/AcrR family transcriptional regulator gives MSDIQAAKVPAEATPLRRQPVQQRSAKRVEQMLDASAALIDELGYDALTTTLIAKRAGVAVGSLYQFFPDKRAVVQALTARNLERFVGAVNERLKQLGPEHWWDVVDSILDIYLEMHRTVPGFSKVHFGDIIDRQLLDETRDNNAVIVDSLTDLVATQVDRPVEDLRFAIGIANEVADALLKLAFRKEPSGDEKIVAEAKYVVKGYLAARFGERS, from the coding sequence GTGTCCGACATCCAGGCCGCGAAGGTGCCGGCAGAAGCCACCCCCTTACGCCGTCAACCGGTCCAGCAGCGAAGCGCGAAGCGGGTCGAGCAGATGCTCGACGCGAGCGCGGCGTTGATCGACGAGCTAGGTTACGACGCGCTGACGACGACGTTGATCGCCAAGCGGGCCGGCGTCGCCGTCGGTTCGCTGTACCAGTTCTTCCCGGACAAGCGCGCGGTCGTCCAGGCGCTCACCGCACGGAATCTGGAACGTTTCGTGGGCGCGGTGAACGAGCGGCTGAAGCAGCTGGGGCCGGAGCACTGGTGGGACGTCGTGGACTCGATCCTCGACATCTACCTCGAGATGCACCGGACGGTGCCGGGATTTTCGAAGGTCCACTTCGGCGACATCATCGACCGCCAGCTGCTGGACGAGACGCGCGACAACAACGCGGTGATCGTGGATTCGCTGACCGATCTGGTGGCGACCCAGGTGGACCGGCCGGTGGAGGACCTGCGGTTCGCGATCGGGATCGCGAACGAGGTGGCGGATGCGCTGTTGAAGCTGGCGTTCCGGAAGGAGCCCAGCGGGGACGAGAAGATCGTCGCCGAGGCGAAGTACGTGGTGAAGGGGTACTTGGCGGCTCGGTTCGGGGAGCGGTCCTAG
- a CDS encoding amino acid deaminase/aldolase, with protein MTGATEYDLATKDLDPPLAVVDLAAFDANAADLRRRAAGKPIRVVSKSVRCRALLERALTMPGFEGLMCYSLAEAVWHIEQGTTDDIVVAYPTADHEALRRLATSDRARAAIAIMVDSPEHLDLVDAALGHGHPEIRVCLELDASWRPFPGIHVGTRRSPVFTPKQASTFARQIVARPGFRLVGVMAYEGQIAGLGDAAGHRLNRALVGWMQRRSAAELARRRGEAVRAVQAVTPLEFVNGGGTGSLETTGADAVVTEIAAGSGLIGPTLFDGYTRFKPRPAALFALPVVRRPTRNIATLFSGGYIASGPTGPSRQPKPYLPRGLKFLGFEGAGEVQTPVTGRAARSLKLGDRVWLRHAKAGELAERFTHYHLVLGDRVERTVPTYRGENQNFG; from the coding sequence GTGACCGGTGCGACGGAGTACGACTTGGCGACCAAGGACCTCGATCCGCCCTTGGCCGTGGTCGACTTGGCGGCGTTCGACGCGAACGCGGCCGACCTCCGCCGCCGCGCGGCCGGCAAGCCGATCCGCGTCGTCAGCAAGTCGGTCCGCTGCCGCGCGCTGCTGGAGCGGGCGCTGACGATGCCGGGCTTCGAGGGCCTGATGTGCTACTCGCTGGCGGAAGCGGTCTGGCACATCGAGCAGGGCACGACCGATGACATCGTCGTCGCCTACCCGACGGCGGACCACGAAGCCCTTCGCCGCCTGGCCACGTCCGACCGCGCCCGCGCGGCGATCGCGATCATGGTCGATTCCCCCGAGCACCTGGACCTGGTGGACGCGGCCCTCGGCCACGGCCACCCGGAGATCCGGGTGTGCCTGGAACTGGACGCATCCTGGCGCCCCTTCCCGGGCATCCACGTCGGCACGCGGCGTTCGCCGGTGTTCACCCCGAAGCAGGCATCGACGTTCGCCCGCCAGATCGTCGCCCGCCCGGGCTTCCGCCTGGTGGGCGTGATGGCGTACGAGGGCCAGATCGCGGGTCTCGGCGACGCGGCCGGCCACCGCCTCAACCGGGCACTGGTGGGCTGGATGCAACGCCGGTCGGCGGCCGAGCTGGCCCGCCGCCGCGGCGAAGCGGTCCGAGCGGTCCAGGCGGTGACGCCCCTGGAGTTCGTCAACGGAGGCGGAACGGGCAGCCTCGAGACAACGGGCGCCGACGCGGTGGTCACGGAAATCGCGGCGGGCTCGGGCTTGATCGGCCCCACGCTCTTCGACGGTTACACCCGCTTCAAGCCCCGCCCGGCGGCGCTGTTCGCCCTGCCGGTGGTCCGCCGCCCCACCCGCAACATCGCAACCCTCTTCTCGGGCGGCTACATCGCCTCGGGCCCGACGGGCCCTTCCCGCCAGCCGAAGCCGTACTTGCCGAGGGGCTTGAAGTTCCTCGGGTTCGAGGGAGCGGGCGAGGTCCAGACACCGGTGACGGGCCGAGCGGCGCGAAGCTTGAAACTGGGCGACCGGGTCTGGCTGCGCCACGCCAAGGCGGGCGAGCTGGCCGAGCGGTTCACCCACTACCACCTGGTGCTCGGCGACCGAGTGGAGCGAACGGTCCCAACCTATCGGGGCGAAAACCAGAACTTCGGCTGA